A stretch of the Porifericola rhodea genome encodes the following:
- the lpxK gene encoding tetraacyldisaccharide 4'-kinase, whose amino-acid sequence MSQRNNSGTRSLLTPLRWSLAPLAGLYWAATSLRNHLYDIGYSRSLSFEPLIISVGNLSVGGTGKSPMIECLVRMLRKDYPLAVLSRGYRRKTQGIRIASEADNAETLGDEPYQFYRKFTRETEGHRVVVAVGEERALAIPEILHHHPEVKIILLDDAFQHRAVKPDLQILLTTYQRPFYQDHVLPLGLLRESRKGAQRADVVVVTKCPKHLEENEQKNIAEKVQAYSGKNVAVFFSSIDYQQPEAVFGTDGLQEPLLLFSGLANADSFDEYVRQQFSVKEHIRWGDHHRYTDSDKKKLQKVMEAKAIKSLLTTEKDMVKLVGEEEAKLWKELPLFYLPIRLAFLSQQNSFQQYISESIRSIEKA is encoded by the coding sequence TTGTCGCAAAGAAACAACAGCGGAACGAGAAGCTTGCTAACTCCCTTACGATGGAGTCTGGCACCACTGGCCGGATTGTACTGGGCAGCCACCTCTCTACGCAATCATTTGTATGATATCGGTTACTCGCGTTCCCTTTCTTTTGAACCTTTGATTATCAGTGTTGGCAATCTAAGTGTTGGAGGTACCGGCAAGTCACCTATGATTGAATGTCTGGTACGCATGCTACGTAAAGATTACCCACTGGCAGTGCTAAGCAGAGGCTACCGCCGTAAAACGCAGGGCATCCGCATTGCCAGTGAAGCCGACAATGCAGAAACGCTGGGGGACGAACCCTATCAGTTTTACAGAAAGTTTACTCGCGAAACAGAAGGACACCGTGTAGTGGTAGCTGTAGGAGAGGAGAGAGCTTTGGCTATTCCAGAAATTTTACACCATCACCCTGAAGTCAAAATTATTCTATTGGACGATGCTTTTCAGCACCGTGCTGTTAAACCCGACCTGCAAATTTTGCTTACTACTTATCAGCGACCTTTTTATCAGGATCATGTATTACCTTTGGGCCTGTTGAGAGAAAGCCGTAAGGGAGCGCAGAGAGCAGATGTGGTAGTGGTAACCAAATGTCCAAAGCACTTAGAAGAGAATGAGCAAAAAAATATAGCTGAAAAGGTGCAGGCTTATAGTGGTAAAAATGTAGCAGTATTTTTTTCTTCCATAGATTATCAGCAGCCTGAGGCTGTTTTTGGTACGGATGGTTTGCAGGAGCCACTACTACTTTTTTCAGGCCTTGCCAATGCAGACTCCTTTGATGAGTATGTACGCCAACAATTTAGTGTAAAAGAACATATAAGATGGGGAGATCATCATCGTTATACCGATTCAGATAAAAAGAAGCTGCAAAAAGTAATGGAAGCCAAAGCGATAAAAAGCCTGCTTACAACAGAAAAAGATATGGTTAAGCTGGTTGGGGAAGAGGAAGCAAAGCTGTGGAAGGAGCTGCCACTTTTTTACCTGCCTATACGCTTAGCTTTTTTAAGCCAGCAGAATAGCTTTCAGCAATATATTAGTGAGTCCATACGATCAATAGAAAAAGCATAA
- a CDS encoding putative porin has translation MNKKLVHFILFLGISLMLHDFVHAQRVVIPGETDERKESEDSVQYGPNTTTYIYKDAFKYNRIAYDTVDTLIQFAHRYDRVESAGSKRQYLGTLGTASRPIFPIVPTISGATSGLTAYDDYVTTPEEVKYYNTLSPFSQLYLTFGGDNRNVVDVDFARNITPNWSLGAAIRTITADKQTARASRGDRRSESYYLEFYTFYKSQNERYRLMAHFGRLNHKIDETGGVVGNPFDENLLEEYFRYNNSEIYLRDFVNQEYRFNYHIYHEYALNEQLQLYHEMDRKHQNVFWLYEPSSGIDPDYYFTTILRDSTFTADRIYYDEWDTELGLKGKLAALFYSVHYRMRRPSIDYVFAPDTADLELYGGFDLRLDLGENTSLQSGADYRSTQNYRVEAAFTNPILKGSYIRSRNLPSYMSLRYQGNHSRWENDFEPMGMDQIKGSIEYQFPFIYLRPFITLTNVNKPIYYQRATSVEADSSRQAVPVQADGAAQILSPGLEFSFDFLKKMHFKGEAIYTLTTGKASEAFAIPSIYTYGSLYYQSKLIDDKVTLQLGLDFQLTPSYLSYDYDVATQQFFTQQQIYGTNNQLLDNFEAPMPTEIGYVVVDAFLNLKVRTAIVYVKMPYVNQGMVENGYFTTPYYVGQPRVLDLGIKWMFFD, from the coding sequence TTGAATAAAAAGCTTGTCCACTTTATCCTTTTTCTTGGCATCAGCCTGATGCTTCATGATTTTGTACATGCCCAGCGAGTGGTAATTCCCGGAGAAACCGACGAGCGCAAGGAGAGCGAAGATTCTGTACAATATGGTCCTAACACTACTACCTATATCTACAAAGACGCTTTTAAATATAATAGAATTGCGTACGATACGGTAGATACACTCATACAGTTTGCCCACCGCTACGATCGTGTGGAGAGCGCCGGTAGCAAGCGCCAGTATCTGGGTACTTTAGGTACTGCCAGTAGACCTATTTTTCCGATAGTGCCTACCATAAGTGGAGCTACTTCTGGCCTTACTGCTTATGACGATTACGTAACCACGCCAGAAGAGGTGAAGTACTACAATACCCTTTCTCCTTTTTCTCAGCTCTACCTTACTTTCGGAGGGGACAACCGAAATGTGGTAGATGTGGATTTTGCCCGTAATATCACACCCAACTGGAGCCTGGGTGCCGCTATTCGTACTATTACGGCAGATAAGCAGACAGCACGTGCCTCCAGAGGCGATCGCCGTTCAGAGTCTTACTACCTGGAGTTCTATACATTTTACAAATCTCAGAATGAGCGTTATCGCCTGATGGCTCACTTTGGCAGGCTCAACCACAAAATTGACGAAACGGGAGGAGTAGTAGGTAATCCTTTTGACGAAAACCTGCTAGAAGAATATTTTCGCTACAACAATTCTGAAATCTACCTTCGCGATTTTGTCAATCAGGAGTATCGCTTCAACTACCACATTTATCATGAATATGCTCTTAACGAGCAATTACAACTCTACCATGAGATGGACCGCAAACACCAGAATGTGTTTTGGTTGTATGAGCCCAGTAGCGGAATAGATCCTGACTATTATTTTACGACTATCCTCAGAGATTCTACTTTTACCGCTGACAGAATTTACTATGACGAGTGGGATACTGAACTTGGGCTAAAAGGTAAGCTGGCAGCCCTTTTTTATAGTGTGCATTATCGGATGCGCCGCCCCAGTATTGATTATGTATTTGCTCCGGATACTGCTGACCTGGAACTGTACGGGGGCTTTGACCTGCGCTTAGACTTAGGCGAGAACACCTCTTTGCAAAGTGGAGCCGATTATCGTTCTACTCAAAACTACCGGGTAGAGGCGGCTTTTACCAACCCCATCCTTAAGGGAAGTTATATACGCTCTCGTAATCTGCCATCATATATGTCGTTGCGTTACCAGGGAAACCATAGCAGATGGGAGAATGATTTTGAGCCTATGGGTATGGATCAGATCAAAGGCTCTATAGAGTACCAGTTTCCATTTATCTACCTTAGGCCTTTTATTACCCTTACTAATGTCAACAAGCCGATATATTATCAGCGTGCTACATCCGTAGAAGCAGATTCAAGTCGGCAGGCTGTACCGGTGCAGGCAGATGGAGCGGCACAGATACTTTCGCCCGGACTTGAGTTTTCTTTTGATTTTTTAAAGAAGATGCACTTTAAAGGAGAGGCAATTTATACCCTCACTACCGGAAAAGCCAGCGAAGCATTTGCCATCCCTTCTATCTACACCTACGGTAGCCTCTATTATCAGAGTAAACTTATAGATGACAAAGTAACCCTGCAGCTAGGGTTAGACTTTCAGCTTACACCATCCTACCTATCGTATGATTATGATGTAGCAACCCAGCAGTTTTTTACCCAACAGCAGATTTACGGAACAAACAACCAACTGTTAGACAACTTTGAAGCGCCCATGCCCACTGAAATTGGTTATGTAGTGGTAGATGCCTTCTTGAATTTGAAAGTACGCACGGCTATCGTTTATGTTAAGATGCCTTACGTAAATCAGGGTATGGTAGAGAATGGCTATTTTACTACGCCCTATTATGTGGGGCAGCCTCGTGTATTAGATTTAGGGATCAAATGGATGTTCTTTGATTAG
- a CDS encoding tRNA-(ms[2]io[6]A)-hydroxylase — translation MIEPKQTILKLQLPTDPRWVSLVDENLEEVLVDHAYCEQKAASSCISLIIQFPDRDKLVEILTPIVAEEWEHFSRVIDQLRKRGYKLGKKRTDAYVVELSKHERKGDKIERQLMDKLLINALIEARSCERFKILWKNLRDEELKQFYYELMASEAGHYVTFIKLAKEYMPEEVVKERWAELLEIEADIISRMEVRSDRMH, via the coding sequence ATGATAGAGCCCAAGCAAACCATCCTGAAATTGCAACTGCCCACCGATCCGCGTTGGGTAAGCCTGGTAGACGAAAATCTGGAAGAAGTATTGGTAGACCATGCCTACTGCGAACAAAAGGCGGCTTCTTCTTGCATCTCCCTAATTATTCAGTTTCCTGATCGTGATAAGTTAGTAGAAATATTAACACCTATAGTAGCGGAAGAGTGGGAACACTTTAGCCGTGTAATAGATCAGCTGCGGAAAAGAGGCTATAAGCTGGGTAAAAAACGAACAGATGCCTATGTAGTAGAGCTTTCCAAGCATGAGCGTAAAGGCGACAAAATAGAGCGCCAGCTTATGGATAAGCTACTGATCAATGCGCTGATAGAAGCCCGTAGCTGTGAGCGCTTTAAAATTTTATGGAAAAACCTGAGGGACGAAGAGCTTAAGCAGTTCTATTATGAGCTAATGGCTTCAGAGGCAGGGCATTATGTGACATTCATCAAACTGGCGAAAGAGTATATGCCAGAAGAAGTAGTAAAGGAGCGCTGGGCAGAGCTTCTGGAAATAGAAGCTGATATTATCAGCCGGATGGAAGTTCGTTCGGACAGAATGCACTAA
- a CDS encoding toxin-antitoxin system YwqK family antitoxin produces MSKTVYLSLLAVVLLLQQAIAQREISLYYDSEKTVLKERFTVDSEQPSVLDGPYTAYFTHGAIRIKGNYEQNVASGFWEYFYENGHPKMRGTLKNNVNHGIWEYFYENGHPHMKGAIYDSTRQGLWQFFYENGHLKSEGTFVDGQKSGKWKNYYEEGALRSEEIYQPGKDSVQYIEYYASGALKLEGTKVREVNTGTWVSYYENGNIRSEGRYKNGMRNGPWKFYHENAKLSSVGDFLDGSTVGKWTYYYESGKISAEGAEKGGVKEGYWKLYHSDGDFKGEAIFNEGEGTYREFYESGEPKVKGFIKNGLNQGKWQYFYEDGTLEGECVFVNSKGTYIGYYRNGSLKMKGTIEGGERTGVWELYKPGGELAGYYESIYEDNKPVFRALRRAEKEEEKSARGTALNPDYLYRKKGLRYFSSRINELRVMIVGINPLSLVQHKLPVSVEYYMQERMGYELEIGVERNPFFYSDKKLEAGTLYQRGGFVGLKQKFYHPDTHSGLWYFGHRVGFDYLSHLSNVENGSTTDLSEELIAKEQKLSYTLLLGTRLMKDAEAINTRLTKEKRSHSLTFDLSMGLGIGYRFFQKDYHNNAKFDELMEDISQTKVIFPIYLGATIGYVF; encoded by the coding sequence GTGAGCAAAACAGTCTACTTAAGTTTACTGGCAGTAGTGCTTTTACTACAGCAAGCCATAGCACAGCGCGAAATTTCGCTGTACTATGACAGTGAAAAGACTGTGCTCAAAGAACGCTTTACTGTAGATAGCGAGCAGCCCAGTGTTTTGGACGGACCCTATACCGCTTACTTTACACATGGTGCCATCCGTATAAAAGGTAATTATGAGCAGAATGTAGCGAGTGGTTTTTGGGAGTATTTCTACGAAAATGGTCATCCTAAAATGCGCGGTACGCTCAAAAACAATGTAAACCATGGTATTTGGGAATACTTTTACGAAAATGGCCACCCTCATATGAAGGGAGCCATCTACGACAGTACACGTCAGGGGCTCTGGCAGTTTTTTTATGAAAATGGTCACTTAAAAAGTGAAGGTACTTTTGTAGATGGGCAAAAATCTGGTAAGTGGAAAAATTATTATGAAGAAGGGGCACTACGCTCAGAAGAAATCTACCAGCCGGGTAAAGACAGTGTACAATATATCGAGTACTATGCCAGTGGTGCTTTAAAGCTGGAAGGCACTAAGGTAAGAGAAGTTAACACCGGCACCTGGGTATCTTATTACGAAAACGGAAATATTCGCTCCGAAGGCAGATATAAAAATGGTATGCGTAATGGTCCCTGGAAGTTTTATCATGAAAACGCTAAACTATCCTCAGTAGGAGATTTTTTAGATGGCTCCACGGTTGGTAAATGGACTTATTACTACGAAAGTGGAAAAATAAGCGCAGAAGGCGCCGAAAAAGGTGGTGTAAAAGAAGGCTACTGGAAGCTTTACCATAGCGATGGAGACTTTAAAGGCGAAGCCATATTTAATGAGGGAGAGGGTACCTACCGCGAGTTCTACGAAAGTGGCGAGCCTAAAGTAAAAGGTTTCATTAAAAATGGTCTGAACCAGGGAAAGTGGCAGTATTTTTATGAAGATGGTACTTTGGAAGGCGAGTGTGTTTTTGTAAACAGTAAAGGAACCTACATTGGCTACTACCGTAATGGCAGCCTAAAAATGAAGGGCACCATAGAAGGCGGTGAGCGTACCGGGGTATGGGAGCTGTACAAACCCGGAGGCGAGTTAGCCGGTTACTACGAAAGTATTTACGAAGACAACAAACCCGTATTCCGGGCATTACGAAGAGCCGAAAAAGAAGAAGAAAAAAGTGCCAGAGGCACTGCGCTTAATCCCGACTACCTGTATCGTAAGAAAGGCTTACGCTATTTTAGTTCGCGCATAAATGAGCTAAGAGTAATGATTGTAGGCATTAATCCACTTAGCCTGGTACAGCACAAACTTCCTGTTAGTGTAGAGTACTATATGCAAGAGCGTATGGGTTATGAGCTAGAAATTGGTGTGGAGCGAAACCCTTTTTTCTATTCTGACAAAAAACTGGAAGCCGGAACACTCTACCAAAGAGGAGGCTTTGTGGGGCTTAAGCAGAAATTTTATCATCCCGACACACATTCGGGTTTATGGTATTTTGGCCATCGGGTAGGTTTTGATTATCTGTCTCACCTGTCCAATGTAGAAAACGGAAGCACTACTGATCTTAGCGAAGAGCTTATTGCCAAAGAACAAAAGTTGTCTTATACCCTGCTACTAGGTACCCGCCTGATGAAAGACGCAGAAGCGATTAATACGCGCCTTACTAAAGAAAAACGCTCTCATAGCCTGACCTTTGATCTTTCTATGGGGCTGGGTATCGGCTATCGTTTTTTTCAGAAAGATTACCATAATAACGCTAAGTTTGACGAGTTAATGGAAGATATCAGCCAGACCAAAGTTATATTTCCCATCTATCTGGGAGCAACCATAGGTTATGTATTCTAA
- a CDS encoding CoA-binding protein has translation MANSKKTVVIGASPNPSRYAYQAAHMLSRHGHDFIPLSIKKGNVAGEEIMDLREKPVITDIDTLTLYIGPQHQAEWIDYLLSLSPRRIIFNPGTENKYFIQKAEGQGVEVVSGCTLVMLQTGTY, from the coding sequence ATGGCAAACAGTAAAAAAACAGTAGTAATAGGCGCAAGTCCTAATCCCTCACGCTATGCCTACCAGGCAGCACATATGCTTAGCCGCCACGGGCACGACTTTATTCCACTCAGTATAAAAAAAGGAAATGTGGCGGGTGAAGAAATCATGGATTTAAGAGAAAAACCAGTAATTACGGATATAGATACGCTAACTTTATACATCGGCCCTCAGCATCAGGCAGAGTGGATAGATTATTTGTTGAGCCTGTCTCCCAGACGTATCATCTTTAACCCTGGTACAGAGAATAAATATTTTATACAAAAGGCTGAAGGCCAAGGTGTTGAAGTGGTGTCGGGCTGCACGCTGGTAATGTTGCAGACAGGCACATATTAA
- the gyrB gene encoding DNA topoisomerase (ATP-hydrolyzing) subunit B, which yields MDELKDSNLNTDSLAKTKGEYSANNIQVLEGLEAVRKRPAMYIGDVNVKGLHHMVYEVVDNSIDEALAGYCDKIEVFIHTDNSISVKDNGRGIPTDIHTKENRSALEVVMTVLHAGGKFDKNTYKVSGGLHGVGVSCVNALSENLKATVHRNGKVYEQEYSRGVPLNPVKEIGTTDVTGTIVHFKPDHEIFQVREYKYDTIASRLRELAFLNAGIRITLSDLRELDENDQPITEEFHFEGGLIEFVSYLDNNREKLIPEPIYIDSEKGEVPVQVALAYNTSYTENVVSYVNNINTIEGGTHVSGFRRALTRTLKGYADRSGLLDKVKVDISGDDFREGLTAVISVKVAEPQFEGQTKTKLGNSDVMGAVESCLGDALYTYLEEHPKEARAIINKVVLAAQARHAARKAREMVQRKNVLSGTGLPGKLADCSDTDPSYCELYLVEGDSAGGSAKQGRDRKFQAILPLRGKILNVEKAQEHKIYDNEEIKNILTALGVSFGTEDDDKALNTEKLRYHKIVIMTDADVDGSHIRTLILTFFFRYMRELIESGYVYIALPPLYQIKKGKAEHYCWTEEERERLVKELAGDGKIENIGVQRYKGLGEMNPEQLWETTMNPESRSLKLVTIESAAEADHLFSMLMGDDVAPRREFIEKNAKYANVDI from the coding sequence ATGGACGAACTGAAGGATTCTAATCTTAATACAGACTCATTAGCAAAGACTAAAGGCGAGTATTCAGCAAACAACATTCAGGTGCTGGAAGGCCTTGAGGCAGTTAGAAAAAGACCTGCCATGTATATTGGGGATGTTAACGTTAAAGGATTACACCATATGGTGTACGAGGTGGTTGACAACTCTATTGATGAAGCCCTTGCCGGTTACTGCGACAAAATAGAGGTATTTATCCATACCGATAATTCCATCTCAGTAAAGGATAACGGAAGGGGTATCCCCACCGACATACATACCAAAGAAAATCGTTCGGCTCTGGAGGTTGTAATGACTGTTCTACACGCCGGCGGTAAATTTGATAAAAACACATACAAAGTTTCCGGAGGGTTGCACGGAGTGGGTGTATCTTGTGTAAATGCCCTTTCTGAAAACCTGAAAGCTACGGTACACCGTAATGGAAAAGTGTATGAGCAGGAGTATTCCAGAGGGGTACCTCTAAATCCGGTAAAAGAAATTGGTACAACCGACGTAACCGGTACCATTGTACACTTTAAGCCTGATCATGAAATCTTTCAGGTAAGAGAATACAAATACGATACTATTGCTTCTCGTCTGCGTGAACTTGCTTTTTTGAATGCAGGTATCCGCATTACGCTAAGCGATCTTCGTGAACTGGACGAGAATGACCAGCCTATTACCGAAGAGTTTCATTTTGAAGGTGGGCTAATAGAATTTGTAAGCTACCTGGATAATAATCGTGAAAAGCTTATTCCTGAGCCGATCTACATAGATAGCGAAAAAGGAGAAGTGCCAGTACAGGTAGCCCTGGCCTACAATACTTCATATACAGAAAATGTGGTATCCTATGTTAACAACATCAACACGATTGAAGGAGGTACACACGTTTCTGGTTTCCGTAGAGCATTAACCCGTACACTTAAAGGTTATGCAGATCGTTCTGGCTTACTGGACAAGGTAAAAGTTGATATTAGCGGAGATGACTTTCGTGAAGGACTTACTGCCGTTATTTCAGTAAAAGTTGCTGAGCCTCAGTTTGAAGGACAGACTAAAACAAAATTGGGTAACTCTGACGTAATGGGTGCTGTAGAGTCCTGCTTAGGCGATGCTCTCTATACTTATCTGGAAGAGCATCCTAAAGAGGCTCGTGCTATTATCAATAAAGTTGTGTTAGCCGCTCAGGCGCGCCATGCCGCACGTAAAGCACGTGAGATGGTACAGCGTAAAAACGTACTAAGTGGTACCGGACTACCTGGCAAGCTTGCCGACTGCTCCGATACTGACCCTAGCTACTGCGAGCTTTACCTGGTGGAGGGTGACTCCGCAGGAGGTAGTGCCAAGCAAGGGCGCGATCGTAAATTTCAGGCGATACTACCCCTTAGAGGTAAAATTCTGAACGTAGAAAAAGCACAGGAGCATAAGATATACGATAACGAAGAGATCAAAAATATACTAACTGCTTTAGGCGTTAGCTTTGGTACAGAAGATGATGACAAAGCCTTAAATACCGAAAAGCTGCGTTACCACAAAATCGTGATCATGACTGATGCCGATGTGGATGGTAGCCACATTCGTACGCTAATTCTGACATTCTTCTTCCGTTATATGCGCGAGCTAATAGAGAGCGGCTATGTATATATTGCCCTTCCTCCTCTGTACCAGATTAAGAAAGGAAAAGCTGAGCACTATTGCTGGACAGAAGAAGAGCGTGAAAGATTAGTGAAAGAGCTTGCTGGAGATGGCAAAATAGAAAATATAGGCGTGCAGCGTTACAAAGGTTTGGGAGAAATGAACCCTGAGCAGCTTTGGGAAACAACCATGAACCCAGAGTCGCGTAGCTTAAAACTGGTGACTATAGAGTCTGCTGCTGAGGCCGATCACCTTTTCTCTATGCTTATGGGAGATGATGTAGCTCCTCGCCGTGAGTTTATCGAGAAAAATGCCAAGTACGCCAACGTAGATATTTAA